In Microcoleus sp. AS-A8, one DNA window encodes the following:
- a CDS encoding tRNA (cytidine(34)-2'-O)-methyltransferase, protein MLRVVLVHPQIPPNTGNVARTCAATSTELHLVGPLGFEISDRYLKRAGLDYWPYVKLHYHESIDTFRAMYQQQGGRWIGFSTKGKCSYVKFQFQAGDWLLLGSETLGLPSEVLDACHATVRIPMTQPGVRSLNLSVSAAVALFEARRQLGYLE, encoded by the coding sequence ATGTTAAGGGTTGTCCTGGTTCATCCCCAAATTCCGCCGAATACGGGCAATGTTGCCCGAACCTGCGCGGCTACGAGTACGGAGTTACATTTAGTCGGGCCTTTAGGGTTTGAAATTAGCGATCGCTACCTGAAGCGAGCAGGACTCGATTATTGGCCCTATGTTAAGCTTCACTACCATGAGTCCATTGATACCTTTAGAGCTATGTATCAACAGCAGGGTGGGCGCTGGATTGGCTTTAGCACTAAAGGAAAATGTAGTTATGTTAAGTTCCAGTTTCAGGCAGGTGATTGGCTGTTGTTGGGTAGCGAAACATTGGGCCTACCCTCTGAGGTTTTAGACGCCTGCCATGCGACTGTCCGTATCCCCATGACCCAGCCAGGGGTACGTAGTTTGAATCTTTCGGTGAGTGCGGCGGTTGCTCTATTTGAGGCACGGCGGCAATTAGGCTATCTGGAATGA
- a CDS encoding peptidoglycan DD-metalloendopeptidase family protein — MKRTFTQKVKKVPTCAADSFDALLKLYLGYLGKHPVGATIPTDVNNRRARTSAALIGLAISMGAAGLFLPGHGDEAMAVEPIAAEPNLPNVPAASEASVSPASATESKVVATVTPSTTVKRELAQKESPSTPKPVVEHQVKKGETLWELSKTYEVQPEAITASNDIKASPVLPVGQRLKIPTVNGIVHEIQPGDTVETLSESYGVKPTQLQSSASLSASGQLKTGESVTVPGNVNDLLKARQEVALKRLKEQGNRLNDSLAELRSEESTNLSKLATVPTQEADASTANSVTLPSAVLTTKEPFATPQPMATAMSTPVVIPVPTPEMAASPFVSPSSAGQSESSVIIPVPTPEMAASPYVSPSSARPSESPVVLPVPTPEMAASPFVSPSSARPSESPVVSPVPTPEMAASPFVSPSSARPSESPVVSPVPTPEMAASPFVSPSSAEQSESSVVIPVPTPEIAASPFVKPTVPSFSSRTTAPIPNPKTAATPQVPQPIVIESLGAASTGNVYQVKPGDTLDQIARRNGLSRTSLMQVNGLNNPHLIRINQQLKIPTTQPVGSANPTVALLPGIDSKSSRSASGQAQPGVTIPTVAVPTQPDQVQRVVPAAQRPQSPSVPRAVVAESSDVAGEKPNSALVADNQPNQSANSQQSLYVEKLKSDILRLREEYRQQGGTTQAGAPSNIVVPVVSTSVPSTSNTASVPIRVNPEFETKQRSEGLQANRSKRQAQPDQTASIPIEVPPPETTTYTRPQGLVATAPAPVGSYNPNTRTRVGEMVSPELPPLSAPDMYRPDGAAQFNGYIWPTKGVLTSGYGRRWGRMHKGIDIAAPVGTPVVAVAPGVVVSAGWNSGGYGNLVEIKHPDGSLTLYAHNSRILVRRGQQVEQGQQISEMGSTGYSTGPHCHFEIHPSGRGAVNPMAFLPKQRS; from the coding sequence TTGAAACGAACATTTACGCAGAAGGTCAAAAAAGTTCCGACCTGTGCAGCTGACTCCTTTGATGCGTTATTGAAGCTCTATTTAGGCTATTTAGGAAAGCATCCGGTTGGCGCAACAATTCCGACCGATGTCAACAACCGTAGAGCCCGCACTTCTGCTGCATTGATTGGTTTGGCAATCTCTATGGGGGCAGCCGGCTTATTTCTACCTGGACATGGTGATGAAGCCATGGCCGTAGAGCCGATTGCAGCAGAGCCAAATCTCCCCAATGTTCCTGCGGCATCGGAAGCCAGTGTTTCTCCAGCATCAGCAACAGAGTCCAAAGTTGTCGCGACCGTGACACCGTCAACAACGGTAAAGCGAGAACTAGCACAGAAGGAATCGCCGTCTACTCCAAAACCTGTCGTCGAACACCAGGTGAAAAAAGGAGAGACGCTTTGGGAACTTTCTAAAACCTATGAAGTACAACCAGAAGCAATTACGGCTTCTAACGACATCAAAGCAAGTCCAGTTTTACCAGTCGGACAGAGGCTAAAAATTCCTACGGTGAACGGGATTGTTCACGAAATCCAACCGGGCGATACGGTTGAAACGTTATCTGAGTCTTATGGTGTGAAGCCGACCCAGTTGCAGTCCTCTGCATCCTTATCGGCATCGGGTCAGCTAAAAACGGGTGAATCCGTCACGGTTCCTGGTAATGTCAATGACCTGTTAAAGGCAAGACAAGAAGTGGCGCTCAAGCGCTTAAAAGAGCAGGGGAACCGTTTAAACGACAGTCTGGCGGAGTTGAGGTCTGAGGAGTCTACCAATTTATCTAAACTGGCAACGGTACCAACACAGGAGGCGGATGCATCAACCGCCAACTCGGTAACGCTACCATCTGCGGTTCTTACAACCAAGGAGCCATTCGCCACACCGCAGCCAATGGCGACGGCCATGTCTACTCCTGTGGTTATCCCGGTACCAACACCGGAAATGGCGGCATCACCCTTTGTGAGTCCATCATCGGCAGGACAATCAGAGTCCTCCGTCATCATCCCGGTGCCAACACCGGAAATGGCCGCCTCACCCTATGTGAGTCCGTCATCGGCAAGACCATCGGAGTCACCCGTCGTCCTCCCGGTGCCAACACCGGAAATGGCCGCCTCACCCTTTGTGAGTCCGTCATCGGCAAGACCATCGGAGTCACCCGTCGTCAGCCCGGTACCAACACCGGAAATGGCCGCCTCACCCTTTGTGAGTCCGTCATCGGCAAGACCATCGGAGTCACCCGTCGTCAGCCCGGTACCAACACCGGAAATGGCCGCCTCACCTTTTGTGAGTCCGTCATCGGCCGAACAATCGGAGTCCTCCGTCGTCATTCCGGTACCAACACCGGAAATAGCGGCCTCACCGTTTGTGAAACCAACGGTGCCAAGTTTTTCCAGTCGCACGACGGCTCCAATTCCTAATCCGAAAACGGCAGCCACACCCCAAGTCCCACAGCCAATCGTCATCGAATCCCTAGGGGCTGCTTCTACAGGTAATGTCTACCAAGTTAAACCTGGAGATACGCTGGATCAGATCGCACGTCGCAATGGTTTGTCTCGCACATCCCTGATGCAGGTGAATGGACTGAATAACCCCCATTTGATTCGCATCAACCAACAACTCAAAATTCCGACAACTCAGCCAGTGGGCAGCGCGAATCCAACTGTCGCCTTGTTGCCCGGTATCGACTCGAAATCCAGTCGCTCCGCGTCAGGGCAAGCGCAGCCAGGTGTGACCATACCAACGGTTGCTGTTCCGACTCAGCCAGACCAAGTCCAAAGGGTTGTGCCAGCCGCACAGCGACCTCAATCCCCCTCGGTTCCTCGTGCTGTAGTGGCAGAATCTAGCGATGTGGCCGGTGAAAAACCCAATTCTGCCCTCGTGGCAGACAATCAGCCCAATCAGTCGGCTAACTCTCAGCAAAGCCTTTATGTGGAGAAACTGAAGTCCGACATCCTCCGACTTCGGGAAGAATATCGGCAACAGGGAGGTACTACTCAAGCGGGTGCACCAAGCAACATTGTGGTTCCTGTGGTTAGTACGTCGGTTCCCTCAACCTCGAACACCGCCTCTGTGCCCATCAGGGTTAACCCAGAGTTCGAGACTAAGCAGCGCAGCGAAGGTTTGCAGGCTAATCGTTCTAAGCGGCAAGCACAGCCCGATCAAACGGCTTCGATTCCTATTGAAGTTCCTCCACCGGAAACTACAACTTATACACGCCCTCAGGGATTGGTCGCAACGGCTCCAGCGCCAGTAGGCAGCTATAATCCCAACACTCGGACGCGAGTGGGAGAAATGGTTTCTCCTGAACTGCCCCCCCTGTCTGCGCCGGATATGTATCGACCGGATGGCGCGGCTCAATTCAATGGCTACATTTGGCCGACAAAGGGCGTTTTGACCTCAGGTTATGGTCGGCGTTGGGGACGGATGCATAAGGGCATTGACATTGCGGCTCCCGTCGGCACCCCAGTTGTCGCGGTAGCTCCGGGTGTCGTCGTCTCAGCCGGTTGGAATTCTGGCGGTTACGGCAATTTGGTGGAAATTAAACATCCGGATGGAAGCCTGACTCTTTATGCTCATAACAGCCGGATTTTGGTGCGTCGCGGACAACAGGTTGAGCAGGGGCAACAAATTTCTGAAATGGGTAGCACTGGCTACAGTACAGGCCCACACTGCCACTTCGAGATACATCCGTCTGGACGTGGCGCGGTCAACCCGATGGCTTTTCTGCCCAAGCAACGGAGCTAG